A stretch of the bacterium genome encodes the following:
- a CDS encoding PBP1A family penicillin-binding protein, protein MRFLSRRFLRVLLWLNVALLMAGVGFGFILSRGLPSTDAMDLQRLPQMTVLLDRNGGRLYSFAEQRRTPVTLDKISPIFVKALLATEDPRFERHIGIDLKAIARAGLATATTLHFGQGGSTITQQLARDTFLYPSKTVTRKLREMILALSIERRYTKREILELYCNRIYLGHGRYGIEAASEFYFNKKAKNLTLPEAALLAGLPQRPEGYSPIKAPRLALARRAHVLDRMVDEGVLTRAEADAAKAAPLGISPTATRRVYGQFFVEEVRRFLLKQFGEEALYRSGLQVRTTLDPKLQRAAERAVAAGLDEFGRRHRSVPVGQAIPENGDPSDYDDPSWSDALRAGDIVPAVATSTGLEAAEVRIGARRFTIGAREIAWTGRRVTQGLIVPGKIYPVKVLETDGAGAPTQIELASDPNCEAAFLALDPRDGEVLALVGGKDFDRSEFDRATQAARQAGSAFKPFIYVAALEQGISPGQLVWDVPTVWTEPGIPAPYKPENYDQKYEGLITLQHALDHSRNIPTVRLLDALGYAPAIEMGKRLGVHTALRAYPSLALGAFEVKLIDIVAAYGAFANGGTLVAPRMVRSVQSADGQELWSSKAETKEVLTPEVAAQASEMLKGPTTRGTAADALRLGRPTIGKTGTTDDYTDAWFIGATPSVAAGAWVGYDQRQSLGRGETGSRAALPIWLRFMDEGLAGRPSEEFPRPQGMETATLDLATGLRGGPELGCEKTFAAPFAEGKAPQKSCTTRDHLRARLPYPIQGYPLTAQGALVIPTLDAARLTTIAPEKFIVGEGGKELHYSWGDLAGTIPLAWSAKDFARFQQEVAEGAEALWAKESGGVRYGAARGRDDWPAQVEGINRSGQMRPLPAIVDP, encoded by the coding sequence ATGCGATTCTTAAGCCGCCGCTTCCTCCGGGTTCTGCTCTGGCTCAACGTCGCCCTGCTGATGGCCGGCGTGGGGTTCGGCTTCATCCTGAGCCGCGGTCTGCCGAGCACCGACGCGATGGACCTGCAGCGCCTGCCGCAGATGACGGTCCTGCTCGACCGCAACGGGGGCCGGCTCTACTCCTTCGCCGAGCAGCGGCGCACGCCGGTGACGCTGGACAAGATCAGCCCGATCTTCGTCAAGGCGCTTCTGGCGACGGAAGACCCGCGCTTCGAGCGGCACATCGGAATCGACCTCAAGGCGATCGCCCGCGCCGGACTGGCGACGGCGACGACGCTCCACTTCGGCCAGGGCGGCAGCACGATCACGCAGCAGTTGGCCCGCGACACCTTCCTCTACCCGAGCAAGACGGTCACCCGCAAGCTGCGCGAGATGATCCTCGCCCTCTCGATCGAGCGCCGCTACACGAAGCGCGAGATCCTCGAGCTCTACTGCAACCGGATCTACCTCGGCCACGGCCGCTACGGCATCGAGGCGGCCTCGGAGTTCTACTTCAACAAGAAGGCCAAGAACCTGACGCTGCCCGAGGCGGCGCTCCTCGCCGGGCTGCCGCAGCGTCCGGAAGGCTATTCGCCGATCAAGGCCCCGCGCCTCGCCCTCGCCCGCCGCGCCCACGTCCTCGACCGGATGGTGGACGAAGGGGTGCTGACCCGCGCCGAGGCCGACGCCGCGAAGGCCGCGCCGCTCGGCATCTCGCCGACCGCGACGCGCCGCGTCTACGGCCAGTTCTTCGTCGAGGAAGTGCGCCGCTTCCTGCTCAAGCAGTTCGGCGAGGAGGCGCTCTACCGCTCCGGGCTGCAGGTCCGCACGACGCTCGACCCGAAGCTCCAGCGCGCCGCGGAGCGCGCCGTGGCCGCCGGCCTCGACGAGTTCGGGCGGCGCCACCGCTCCGTGCCGGTCGGCCAGGCGATCCCCGAGAACGGCGACCCGAGCGACTACGACGACCCGTCGTGGAGCGACGCCCTCCGCGCCGGCGACATCGTGCCGGCGGTCGCGACGTCCACCGGGCTCGAGGCCGCCGAGGTGCGGATCGGCGCGCGGCGCTTCACGATCGGCGCGCGCGAGATCGCCTGGACCGGCCGCCGCGTCACGCAGGGGCTGATCGTTCCGGGGAAGATCTATCCGGTGAAGGTGCTCGAGACCGACGGCGCGGGGGCGCCGACGCAGATCGAGCTGGCCAGCGACCCGAATTGCGAGGCGGCGTTCCTCGCGCTCGATCCGCGCGACGGCGAGGTCCTCGCCCTCGTCGGCGGAAAGGACTTCGACCGCAGCGAGTTCGACCGCGCGACGCAGGCGGCGCGGCAGGCCGGCTCGGCCTTCAAGCCGTTCATCTACGTCGCGGCGCTGGAGCAAGGGATCTCGCCGGGGCAGCTCGTCTGGGACGTTCCGACCGTCTGGACGGAGCCGGGCATTCCCGCGCCGTACAAGCCGGAGAACTACGACCAGAAGTACGAAGGGCTGATCACGCTCCAGCACGCGCTCGACCACTCCCGCAACATCCCCACCGTGCGGCTGCTCGACGCGCTCGGCTACGCGCCGGCGATCGAGATGGGCAAGCGGCTCGGCGTCCACACCGCGCTGCGCGCCTATCCCTCGCTCGCGCTCGGCGCGTTCGAGGTGAAGCTGATCGACATCGTCGCCGCCTACGGCGCCTTCGCCAACGGCGGGACGCTCGTCGCGCCGCGGATGGTCCGCTCGGTGCAGAGCGCCGACGGGCAGGAGCTCTGGTCGTCGAAGGCCGAGACGAAGGAAGTCCTGACGCCGGAGGTCGCCGCGCAGGCCTCGGAAATGCTCAAGGGGCCGACGACGCGCGGCACCGCCGCCGACGCGCTCCGCCTCGGGCGGCCGACGATCGGCAAGACCGGCACGACCGACGACTACACCGACGCCTGGTTCATCGGCGCGACCCCTTCGGTCGCCGCCGGGGCGTGGGTCGGCTACGACCAGCGCCAGAGCCTCGGACGGGGCGAGACCGGCTCCCGCGCCGCGCTGCCGATCTGGCTGCGCTTCATGGACGAAGGGCTCGCCGGGCGGCCGAGCGAGGAGTTCCCGCGGCCGCAGGGAATGGAGACGGCGACGCTCGACCTGGCCACCGGCCTGCGCGGCGGGCCGGAGCTCGGCTGCGAAAAGACGTTCGCCGCGCCGTTCGCCGAAGGGAAGGCGCCGCAGAAGAGCTGCACGACGCGCGACCATCTCCGCGCGCGCCTCCCCTACCCGATCCAGGGGTATCCGCTGACGGCGCAGGGAGCGCTGGTGATCCCGACGCTCGACGCGGCGCGGCTGACGACGATCGCGCCGGAGAAGTTCATCGTCGGCGAGGGCGGCAAGGAGCTGCACTACTCGTGGGGCGATCTCGCGGGGACGATCCCGCTCGCCTGGTCGGCCAAGGACTTCGCGCGCTTCCAGCAGGAGGTCGCCGAGGGCGCCGAGGCGCTTTGGGCGAAGGAGAGCGGCGGGGTCCGCTACGGCGCGGCGCGCGGCCGCGACGACTGGCCGGCGCAGGTGGAGGGGATCAACCGCAGCGGCCAGATGCGGCCGCTCCCCGCGATCGTCGATCCCTGA
- a CDS encoding MFS transporter codes for MSPTAPGRNDAARRALAVLAAVNLLNYVDRFVVAAVLEPMGRDLKLTDAQLGRFPFVFLVVYMIAAPIFGALAERRSRTRLAALGVLIFSGCTALAAGAASYGQLLLTRGLVGVGEASYAALAPAILSDLFAESERAKRFTWFYLAIPLGSALGYALGGGAAQLWGWRAAFFVVGLPGAFVAFLLWRLPDPPRGAMDGGDPAAGLSLRARLSMVLGNRAWRACTACYVGYTFAMGALAHWAPTLLQRRFGVSTGEAGLVFGGLAVATGILGTLAGGAITDRWQRRFPDAGIALSAGTLLLAAPVVVASLKVGSYGAALALFFLGMLLLFVNTSPVNALTVSVLPAGARALGAAVNVLLIHLLGDALSPQLVGLRSETAGGGADGLASALLVTVPAIVAAAAALWWARGGRRVGLE; via the coding sequence GGCGCGACCTCAAGCTGACCGACGCGCAGCTCGGGCGGTTCCCGTTCGTCTTCCTCGTCGTCTACATGATCGCCGCGCCGATCTTCGGCGCGCTCGCCGAGAGGCGTTCCCGCACCCGCCTCGCCGCGCTCGGCGTCCTGATCTTCAGCGGCTGCACGGCGCTCGCCGCCGGCGCCGCGAGCTACGGGCAGCTTCTGCTGACGCGCGGCCTCGTCGGCGTCGGCGAGGCGTCGTACGCCGCGCTCGCCCCGGCGATCCTCTCCGACCTCTTCGCCGAGTCGGAGCGGGCGAAGCGCTTCACCTGGTTCTATCTGGCGATCCCCCTCGGCTCGGCGCTCGGCTACGCCCTCGGCGGCGGCGCGGCGCAGCTCTGGGGCTGGAGGGCGGCGTTCTTCGTCGTCGGCCTCCCCGGAGCGTTCGTCGCGTTCCTCTTGTGGCGCCTCCCCGATCCGCCGCGCGGCGCGATGGACGGCGGCGACCCCGCGGCGGGGCTCTCCCTGAGGGCGCGCCTTTCGATGGTCCTCGGGAACCGCGCCTGGCGGGCCTGCACCGCCTGCTACGTCGGCTACACCTTCGCCATGGGCGCCCTCGCCCACTGGGCGCCGACGCTGCTCCAGCGGCGGTTCGGCGTCTCGACCGGCGAGGCGGGGCTGGTCTTCGGCGGCCTCGCCGTGGCGACCGGGATCCTCGGCACGCTGGCCGGCGGCGCGATCACCGACCGCTGGCAGCGCCGCTTCCCCGACGCGGGGATCGCCCTCTCCGCCGGCACGCTGCTCCTCGCCGCCCCGGTCGTCGTCGCGAGCCTGAAGGTCGGCTCGTACGGCGCCGCGCTGGCCCTGTTCTTCCTCGGGATGCTGCTGCTCTTCGTCAACACCAGCCCGGTCAACGCCTTGACGGTCAGCGTCCTGCCGGCCGGCGCGCGGGCCCTCGGGGCCGCCGTCAACGTCCTGCTGATCCATCTCCTCGGCGACGCGCTCAGCCCGCAGCTGGTCGGCCTGCGGAGCGAAACCGCGGGCGGCGGGGCCGACGGCCTGGCCTCGGCCCTGCTCGTCACGGTTCCGGCGATTGTGGCCGCGGCGGCCGCCCTTTGGTGGGCGCGCGGGGGACGGCGAGTCGGGCTAGAGTAA